The sequence below is a genomic window from Lolium perenne isolate Kyuss_39 chromosome 7, Kyuss_2.0, whole genome shotgun sequence.
CGTAAAATATTGGAGAAATTCAATATGGACAAATCCTATCCATCTAAAAACTCCCATGGTGGTTCGATCTCTAGACGTAGAGAAATATCCGTTCGTGTCGAGGGATGATGGAGAAGAGATGTTGGGACCCGAGGTTCCATATCTCAAGGCTGCCATTGGAGCGCTTATGTATCTTGCAAATTGTAATGAGACCCGACCTCGCATTTGCAGTGAATCTACTTGCTAGACACAGTGCAGCCTCCTACCAAACGCCATTGGTCCGAGTAAAGAATGTCTTTAGATATCTCCAAGGCACAAAGGATCTTGGCCTATTCTTTCGCTTTCGTAGAAATCTGGACACCAATATGATTGGATACACAGATGTCGGCTATTTATCTCGATCCCCATAATGCCAGATCACAAACCGGCTTTGTGTTCCTACATGGTGGAACTGCAATATCATGGAAGTCTTCGAAACAGACTCTAGTTGCAACATCCACCAATCATTCTGAAATAATCGCATTATATGAGGCATCACGCGAATGTGTGTGGCTTCGCAGGATGATAAACCACATACAACAATCATGTGGAATTGGTTCTATCGAATCACCTACCATTATCTACGAAGATAATGCGGCTTGTGTTGCACAGATGCAAACAGGATACGTCAAGAGCAATATCACTAAGCATATTGCCCCTAAGTTGTTTTATCCCCATGAACTCCAAAAGGGTGGGGAAATAAACATCTTGCAAGTCAAATCATGCGATAACCTCGCTGATCTATTCACAAAGTCTCTACCAACTTCAACGTTCCAGAAATATATTTATGGAATTGGTATGCGCCGACTTCGGGATTTGCAAGAGTCGGGGGGAGTATCTTCCTGAACTATTCCTGTTCAAAGCATCATATTACACTCTTTTTCCCTTTATGAGTTTACTTTTCAGGTTCTCattaaggtttttaatgaggtaatatcaacataagattatatgtcatattttctGTTTTCCCCACCGGGGTTTTTAGGAAAGTATACACGACATATTTATTGCCCTCTAAATTCTATGGATATACTTCATATCGAGTTAACGGAGGCAATAATCATTATATGTTGGatcattttctccttattttcccACAGGGTTTGAAGGAGTTTTACCAAAGATATCCTACACTACTTCTCATATTTTTCCCACAgggtttttggagaagattaTTCCAAGGATGATCAATCGCAAGTACAAGGAAGGATTAGGGGGAGTGTTAGGATTTAATTAGTTTACTTAATTAAAGGGAATCCTCCCTATGTAACCGCCGTCGTGCGGTTGCTTCGGCAACCGACGCGACGCTCCCTCACACCCCCACGATCAGTCGCGTCTCCTCTTCGCGACGGTTGACCTTGTATAAATACCCGATTGTCAATGGAATAAAGAACACAGttcgattcatttgcttctctCTCGATCGCTCTCAGTTTTCCTTCGAACAGTGCGATCGTATGACAGGACTCGAGGACGGACGACGGATACACTTGACGGATTGCTTCCCGGTGGCAATTGCTCTGTAATTTCAATGGAAAATCAAGGGCAATAAAAATGGATCAACAAGAAGTCTTACTTTTTTTTATTAttataggtatagatatagacatatttcttttatcgaaaaaaattcGTTTCCCATTTTCGGCAAAGAGGCTAAGGAAAACAAAATGTAAAATTACAATCTTTTATCTGAGCGATGGGGCGCACCATCAGAAGAGCCGGTCCAATCCAAAGCCAAAAGCCAAAGCCAAAACCTAAACTGCTAGTTTGCCCACGTGAGGAAGGCTAGCTGCCACGTAGGATCGTACGGGAATCGGACACGAATCATCGTACATAtatagcagcgccaagaaaaaaaaaactggtcCCATCCGAATCAGATCTCGGTCCGGATCGTGTATCAAATACTAGCACCAagatctcttttttttttttggctcgaTTAAATACCAAGATCTTGTCCCGTGATCTCTCCCTGTATAATAATCAAATCAATCCCCAAGGCGTAGCCCTCCACGGTTTCACACCCCCCTGGGTGGGGATCGCGCGCCATGGGGATGAAGCTGTCGTCCTTGCGCTGTCCACCGCGCAGCGCCGTCGTTGCTGTCTCGCTGCCACCCGACGTCGTCTTTGACATCCTCTCATGGCTGCCGCTCAAGTCCCTCTGCCGCTTCCGTTGCGTGTCCAGGGAGTGGCGCGCCCTCATCTCCAACCCGGCCTTCGTCGCGGCGCACAAGGCTCGCTCCGAGCCTCTCATCGCTGCCAACTCTTTCAGCGAACCAACGACTCTACGGCTCATTGACATGGACGGCAATGTTGTGAAGGTGATCAAAACCAAGGATCATATTTTTAGTTTTGTCTGCGCAAGCTCAGATAACATCATATGTGTCCTCGGCCATTCCTTGCTACAAGCTAGAGTGATTAACCTTGCAACAGGAGAGATATTGGTGACTAGCATTAGAGGTACCTTCATAGGTTTCGGCCGTGCTACCCCGTCCGGTGTCTACAAGATGGTTTGCATCCGTACCCgctgctgtaggatcctcaccatTGGAGATGGTGCGGGGTGGAGGCAAAAGCAATCCCCCCCACCCAAAGGTATCTCCTATCATAGTAATCCTGTCACGGTCAACGGCGTGTTATACTTCGCATCGCAGATACATGGGGATAGTGTACTCTGCTTTGACCTTGAGAGTGAGGAGTGGAAAAGGGGGATTAGAGGCCCGCCCAATGTGGAGCCTGAGCGGTGTTACATCACTTTGGGCGAGCTAAACAGCACCCTATGTATGATGCAACCAGAGGTTGACAATGGATTCACAATCATATGGCTCCTAACTAATGCCGATAAGGGCACGTGGTTCAAGCTGTACACGATCCCCTTGGACCCATCTACATACGATCGTATGATACCTTTGAGGATGTTACTTGATGGTGGGAAACTGCTCTTCTACGTCACAGATGATTCCATGAAATTACCGGTGCTGCAAATCTTTGACCCACAACATAGGACATGCTCGGACGCGCCCAAGATTCTAGCAGGTGACCATGGCGGAAGTATCAGCCTTTGCAGCTTGCGCTAGGAGGGTTTTTATCTATATTTAAGTTCTTAGGCATTTCACCCGCTATGTAGGCAGCAGGACAAAGACCGGTTAGACAGCAGCATGCATGAGGATCTCCTAGTGGCTGCCCGTTAAGTTTCATTCTCACATAGAGTTGTATCGCTACCTGTTTTAATTCCAGTTGGGCTTGTTTGTGCTGTTGCCCCAGCGAAATCTGCTTATTTTCTTGACTTGCAATTGAACCTTATATGGATGTGGTTGTTTTATTTATGAAGTGCAGTGAAATCCTGTTTCGAGAAAACTACCCAGCCAGGATCTACTGCCCAAAATACTCTATGTTCTGtaattttttattttgaaaagttTGATGCGTCAAACAAAATTCTTAACCTTCTCTATTAAAGAAAAATGGAGTATGCATAAGTTCTCCTTGAAACCTGAAGATTAACAAGAGGGTCGTGTACACATAGTACAGACTCAGCTTTCGGGGTGTAATATCCTAGAGACAACCTGAAGCTAGTATATGTGATTAAGTGATTGACTAAATGCCGTTGACTATGTGCTCATTCACTCTCTTATATGTCGTTCGACTGCTGTAGTCATGTCTGCAGCCTTTAAATATGGAAGAAAATATTCCTGGAATTTTTGTGCTGTAAGAAACCTGACGCTCTCAGGTCTCAACTCTCGACTCAAGTTTTAGTACATTGATATGAAACCGGGCACTCTGAAAGTTCTCGAGGAGTTAATGTTGTTTGCGTACATCAGGTTTGTATGGTGCATATATTTGAAGAGCTTTTGGTTGTATGCATCATGTTCTATTGACAGTGATTGGAGAGAATGCCAACAAATGGGCTATATATACTCATTTCACAAGAAACTAAATCGTGAGAGTTTATTCAGAATTTGGCAGGAATTCCGCGAGGCGATCATGCGGCTtcacggtgaggtaggagaggtcaCTCTGCAGTGTTCCTCCTGAGGCGGGAGTCAGAGAGGTCACTCTGCAGTGTTCCTCCTGAGGCGGGAGTCAGCGTCGCGGGGGTCACTTGAATTATTTAGCAGATGACGAGTATTGAGTCTGATCTGCTGTAATTAGCCATCATCCATTTATAAAGGTTGGTCTCTACATTCTAAATCTTCCCCAgcatatgattttttttttctgatCACCAATACGCGCTCTGCTCACTGCACTAGTACTAACCAAATAGTGTGCTTGGCTGCTTGCTAATGCTAATTTCGATGCTTCAGAAAAACAGAGTAGATTGCTACAGTAAGAGCCATGAAGTCACTTGATACACCAGACCCACAAATTTGCCAACTATTCTAGCTTCTCCACCACCGTTACAAAATAAGACAACGTTCCCAAACTTCCCTATGGCTACTAGCTAACAAATCAGAGAAAATAATTGTTCTCTCCTTTTACCACTCTTTTTTTTTTTCAAGTAATCAATGGAGAGCGATTGTCAACCTGAACGTGCTGCACTAATTTGAAATCTGGGTGTCACTGTATGGTTCGTACCCTGGGCCTGGGGTACGATATGGGCCGAGGGCCACCGTTGTGTTGGTGTGGTGGGAGCAGTATAAGTATGAGGCTTGTAACCAGAACCCTGTTATGTTGAAAATGAATTGAAGTCTGAACTCTCTCATCCTGTTCTCTGTTTCCTAGCCTTTTTTCTCTAATTTCCCATCCTGATTTCCCCTCAAATCTTGGTATGTTAGGACCCTTGCCTCCACGCACCTCATTGGGCCGGGTACCATGGGCTTGCAACAACGGAATCGGCCCAACTCATAGCCAGTATCGGGTCGTCATTTACAAGTATCCAAGGAGAGGCAACAAAAGAGGTATCCGGAAGGATCAAAAACGGCACGGCGGCGGACTTCCTCTCCCACCTTGATTCCGATTCCCCGTTCATGCTTGTTCTTGTGTTCAGTTCGTGTATGATTGAGTGGATTTGAGCATTTGGATCTTAAcatctggtatcagagccagattCCACCTTCCCTAATTTTTCCCCAATTTTTTTTCCACCCCACACGTCGCCATGACTCCCATGACTCCCGAGCTCAAGGCTTACCTTGATGAGTGGCAGGCCGAACGCAAGGCCTACCTCGATGAGTTGGAGGCCAGACGCAAGCATATCTTGGACGACCATATGGCTCGCATGGATGAGCATATGACTCGCATGGATGAGCAGATGGTTCGGACGAATGCTCTTCCCCGACCGGCGACTGAACTCTGTGCAATCGACCACCAAGACTGCACTCCTACCATCGACACCACCAGCGGCGTTGTTGGGCCTGTGTAGCACGGCCAAGAATATCATCGCGTCAAGCTCCCATCAACACCAACACACTGGTGCCCGCGCCCGTGGAGAGCTTCGGCACAACCGAGGTCATCCTCGCGTCGGCAGGGCTGGCCGAACCCCGGCCTCCGACTCCCACCACCACGACGCCACTCGTGGTCGCACCTGTGCTTCCCATCAGCACCAGCACTGTGTCGCCCGTGCCATGTTCGGTGGAATGCGCGACCGGTCTCGTCATCGCGTCGTCAGGGCTGTACGATCCCTCGGTGTTCCCAACAATCGCTCCTGGTGCTCCCAATACGACCAGTACCATGGCGCCGCAACCTGTTTGATGAATTGCGCCGCCCAAGCCATTACCATGTCGACCACGACGACACAACTGTCATGGGCATCCGGGATTCCATTGTCACCTGCCACGCCCACGACAAACCGCATGGTCTCCACCGAGCTCGCCCCCGACAACGAGCAGGGTGCGTCGGGCGACAACCACCAACAACAACTCCAGCAttgatgttcccttctatgtgATGCCCGCTGTCACCTTAACAGCCCGCGCCCAGGAAGACTCAACGCCATCAACCAAGCTTGTGGTCCCTACCTTGACCACGCCCATAGTCCCAGCAAGCATTGGGGACATCTTTGTCATCAACAACAACTCTACCAAGGATGTGCCTCCTGCCATGGAAGAGGTGCTCTGGTCAGATCAAGTGCCAGGCCATTCAATCTCAGTTGATTTTCGCAGACCATATGATTAACACGCTGTTGTCCTCAAGCTGGCACCAGGGACACATGCATTGTCCTACACCGTGGCCACCTTTTTATCTGCACTTGAGCTGGTGTGGTAGCAGCAGGCCACAACCAATACCGTGGCCATCGTTCGCTATCCTTCCTGGAGGTGTGCACCTCGTTGAACCAAGGTCACCACTTCAAGGTACATCCGGTGAATTTTCTATTGTTGCTGTTGTGATGTGCTGCTTTCGGGACAGTCAATCTTGGGTTAGTCATCTGCATATCTGCTTGCATTATGAGCTTGACCGAGAGGAGAATTTTACCAGTTTGCAGCACGATGACCGAGATGATCAGTTTAACTCTCTTGGTGTAAGCCTGAATGTTCTGGAAAATTTTCTTAAGAAACCATGCACAGAATCTGAGGAAGCTACCGTGAGTGGTCTAATTAGCAAAGGTGTTGCAAGTGTTCTCAAGCTATGGCACATTCCTTGGTTCAGTTTTCTTTTCCTTGAACTGACTAGTGAAGAGCCATATTGTTTGGCATTGTTCCAGTGGGACATTGCTTGGCAACCTGAGGCTGAGGAGCAGGTGTCTATGAGATTGGATGTGCTAGAAATGCAATGTCTCAGGGACATGTTCCTACTTCGACTAGCTGTTACTACTTATCGAAGGGCCAAACCTAGGGAACGTCTGGATGTGTCTGCACCGGTAGTCACGAAGTTTCAGCAGCTGAACCTAATGTATTACTACCAGGCATCCAAATTACGTTGCTTGAGCTGCAGGGGTCAACGTGCAACTTATTTCCACCTGGAACATGCCGCTCACAAGGTTCAGAGCTACATGAAGTTCTCTTTTTCTGATCGTTATGGAGAAAGAATAGATTTCAAAGTGGGGCACCTATTTTATCATGTTGTCCATCATACTACCCAGGGGGCCTCTCGCTGCAATGGTGTTACTGTCTATTCTCACTTCCACATGTGCATGGGTATGAGTAATGGTGAACTACTTCAGTGGCTCGCCAACAATCTCTGTGGTTCAAATGTATCAATCATTCAAAGCCTTCATGATGAAGATCAATTCTGGGTGCTAGTGAACTTGGATGGTGAAGCTACTCAACACAGAAAGAGTCAATGGGATCCTGGAAGCTGTATGATTGCACTATGCAGTTTCGAGAAAAGGTGGACTACTCTGCATTATCATGCACACCTCCAGTGGTCACCACTACATCTTGCGGATACATTTCTGAACTGGTGGGTGGCATGGACTCTGGATGGTTTGGAGTTCTCTATGGATCACAGACAAGCTCCTTTTGAAGGAGGGAAGAATGTCATCCGAGTCGCCTTCTCCGACCATGTCCAAGTCAGCCCGAACTACTGCATCGACATTATCTACTACCGCGGAGATTATCGCCATGATCCTAGCAGGACCAAGAAAATTCATGTGCCATGGGATCCCGGCAAGTCAAGCCTTCGATATCCTTGGAAGCTTCGGCTTGGGGACAAGCCGAGTTTCAAGGAGGGAGGGATGTTAGGACCCTTGCCTCCACGCACCTCATTGGGCCGGGTGCCATGGGCTTGCAACAACGGAATCGGCCCAACTCGTAGCCAGTATCGGGTCGTCATCTACAAGTATCCAAGGAGAGGCAGCGAAAGAGGTATCCGGAAGGATCACTGTATCCCGTTGAATCTGTCGTCCTTCCATCCGTGGGACACGACAATTTGGTATCACATCCAACAAAGTAGACACAAAAAAAATCTCCACACCTTTTCCTGCCTACCACCTGTTCGAGGAAATGTCGAGCCTCCATGAAAATGTTCGCCGGCTGTGTTCTTCTCGTCACTGTGCACTATGTGTATCATCCCATCACCGAGGAGGTGTTGCATCAGGTCTTTGAGGCCTATGGAGTGGAGCAGATCTCTGTTCCCTAGAGAGCCGATCATGTAGAGACGGAGGTTCAGCTTAGATCAAGACGTGGGGCAGCGCAGGCTCTTGCCTTGCATGGTCGTTGTATCTACAAGCACTCCTGCCTCCTCGACATCCAGCAGGTTTCACCAGATGTCCTGAAACAGCCTGAGCAAGCTTTGCGATCAGATCCAT
It includes:
- the LOC127311796 gene encoding F-box/kelch-repeat protein At2g43270; translation: MGMKLSSLRCPPRSAVVAVSLPPDVVFDILSWLPLKSLCRFRCVSREWRALISNPAFVAAHKARSEPLIAANSFSEPTTLRLIDMDGNVVKVIKTKDHIFSFVCASSDNIICVLGHSLLQARVINLATGEILVTSIRGTFIGFGRATPSGVYKMVCIRTRCCRILTIGDGAGWRQKQSPPPKGISYHSNPVTVNGVLYFASQIHGDSVLCFDLESEEWKRGIRGPPNVEPERCYITLGELNSTLCMMQPEVDNGFTIIWLLTNADKGTWFKLYTIPLDPSTYDRMIPLRMLLDGGKLLFYVTDDSMKLPVLQIFDPQHRTCSDAPKILAGDHGGSISLCSLR